A region from the Dehalococcoides mccartyi CG5 genome encodes:
- the ilvD gene encoding dihydroxy-acid dehydratase yields MKSEDVKLGIERAPHRSLLRALGLNTESFQKPFIGIVNSFTEVVPGHIHLRQISEAVKEGINAAGGVGFEFNTIAVCDGIAMNHAGMKYSLPSREIIANTVEIMAMAHAFDGLVFIPNCDKVVPGMLMAACRLNIPSIFVSGGPMLAGRLRKNDQVSCVDLNSVFEAVGQVAKGQMAEEELLELEKVACPGCGSCAGMFTANTMNCLTEALGMALPGNGTIPAVDSRRTQLAKSAGQQIMQLIKDNICPKDIITPDAIHNAFSLDVALGGSTNSVLHVMAVAHEAGADFSLEQINRISDCTPNLCKLRPSGPYHIENLDQSGGIGSVLKELKPWLKNDARTVSGKTIGQLADAAPKADNKVIRFASNPYSPKGGLAVLFGNLAPNGSVVKRSAVAPEMMVHRGPARIFDSEELATKAIMGGKIKPGDVLVIRYEGPKGGPGMREMLTPTSLLAGMGLDKEVALITDGRFSGATRGAAMGHVSPEAAACGPIAALQDGDMINIDIHNYKLSVELSDEEIQKRLANVPVFEPKIKSGYLKFYTENVTSASTGAVFKD; encoded by the coding sequence ATGAAAAGCGAAGATGTCAAACTAGGTATTGAACGTGCCCCTCACCGGTCTTTGCTGCGCGCTCTGGGTCTGAATACCGAAAGTTTCCAAAAACCCTTTATAGGTATAGTGAACAGCTTTACCGAAGTAGTCCCCGGTCATATTCACCTCAGACAGATTTCCGAAGCCGTCAAAGAAGGCATAAATGCCGCCGGCGGAGTAGGTTTTGAGTTTAATACCATTGCGGTTTGTGACGGTATCGCCATGAACCATGCCGGCATGAAATACAGCCTGCCCAGCCGTGAAATCATTGCCAACACAGTTGAAATAATGGCTATGGCCCATGCCTTTGACGGTCTGGTTTTCATACCTAACTGTGACAAGGTTGTGCCCGGTATGCTCATGGCCGCCTGCCGTTTGAATATCCCCTCTATATTTGTCAGCGGCGGCCCTATGCTGGCCGGACGTTTACGAAAGAATGACCAGGTTAGCTGTGTAGATTTAAATAGCGTTTTTGAAGCAGTTGGTCAGGTTGCCAAAGGCCAGATGGCAGAAGAAGAACTGCTGGAACTGGAAAAAGTGGCTTGCCCCGGTTGCGGCAGTTGTGCAGGCATGTTTACCGCCAATACTATGAACTGCCTTACCGAAGCTCTGGGTATGGCCTTGCCAGGTAACGGCACCATACCGGCGGTAGATTCACGCCGCACTCAGCTTGCCAAAAGTGCCGGACAGCAGATAATGCAGCTGATAAAAGATAATATTTGCCCCAAAGATATAATAACTCCTGATGCCATTCACAATGCATTCAGTCTGGATGTGGCACTGGGCGGCAGTACCAATTCGGTACTGCACGTGATGGCTGTTGCTCATGAAGCCGGGGCTGATTTTTCACTGGAACAGATAAACCGGATAAGTGATTGTACCCCGAATTTGTGCAAGCTTCGCCCGTCCGGTCCGTACCATATTGAAAATCTTGACCAGTCAGGCGGAATAGGCAGTGTCCTTAAGGAACTGAAACCTTGGCTGAAAAATGATGCACGCACTGTCTCCGGTAAAACTATAGGACAACTGGCAGATGCCGCACCCAAAGCAGATAATAAAGTTATCCGTTTTGCTTCCAACCCATACTCCCCCAAAGGCGGATTGGCTGTTTTATTCGGCAACCTTGCACCTAATGGCAGTGTAGTCAAACGTTCTGCGGTTGCCCCTGAGATGATGGTTCATCGCGGGCCTGCCCGCATATTTGACTCTGAAGAGCTGGCGACTAAAGCTATTATGGGCGGGAAAATAAAGCCGGGTGATGTACTGGTTATCCGTTATGAAGGGCCTAAAGGCGGGCCTGGTATGCGGGAAATGCTTACCCCCACCTCACTTTTGGCCGGCATGGGGCTGGATAAAGAAGTAGCCCTGATTACTGACGGGCGTTTTTCCGGAGCAACCCGTGGAGCCGCCATGGGACATGTTTCACCTGAAGCAGCCGCTTGCGGACCTATAGCAGCCTTGCAGGACGGGGATATGATAAATATTGATATCCATAACTATAAACTTTCGGTAGAGCTTTCAGATGAAGAAATCCAAAAGCGTTTGGCAAATGTGCCTGTTTTTGAACCGAAGATTAAAAGCGGTTACTTGAAATTTTATACAGAGAACGTCACCTCGGCCAGTACCGGGGCGGTTTTTAAAGACTAA
- a CDS encoding L-threonylcarbamoyladenylate synthase produces MTQNQFDTDMEIQINRAVQVLKNGGVVIFPTDTVYAVGALARNTHAVNRVFDIKGRANTKGLPALIGDISQIHQVAKIFPPLARKLAAEYWPGGLTLVLPKTDNIPLELTGGNETVAIRIPNQAAVIEMLKRVAEPVTGTSANLSGCKSSLNASEAKIQLGDRVDFILDGGQVSGGVESTIVAVNNDELKIIRQGAIKESDIMKTAGKTGYSA; encoded by the coding sequence ATGACACAAAATCAGTTTGATACGGATATGGAAATCCAGATAAATAGGGCAGTCCAAGTACTTAAAAATGGCGGAGTAGTAATATTCCCGACGGACACAGTTTACGCAGTGGGGGCATTAGCCCGCAATACTCATGCAGTTAACCGCGTATTTGACATAAAAGGCAGAGCCAACACCAAAGGTTTGCCCGCTCTGATAGGGGACATTTCACAGATACACCAGGTAGCTAAAATATTCCCGCCTCTGGCCCGGAAACTGGCAGCAGAGTACTGGCCGGGAGGGCTTACTCTGGTACTGCCCAAGACAGATAATATTCCGCTTGAGCTGACCGGTGGAAATGAAACCGTAGCTATACGGATACCCAATCAGGCGGCGGTTATTGAAATGCTGAAACGGGTGGCCGAACCTGTAACCGGCACCAGTGCCAACCTTAGCGGCTGCAAAAGCTCACTAAACGCTAGTGAAGCCAAAATCCAGCTGGGTGACAGGGTGGACTTTATCCTTGACGGGGGTCAGGTGAGCGGGGGAGTGGAATCTACTATCGTAGCCGTAAATAATGATGAACTGAAGATTATTCGCCAGGGGGCAATAAAAGAATCAGATATAATGAAAACAGCCGGAAAAACTGGCTATTCAGCTTGA
- the guaA gene encoding glutamine-hydrolyzing GMP synthase: MEIAREKSGAKSECIDSGEETLRESIVIFDFGSQYSLLIARRIREMHVYCELVSHDTPWEKIAHLNPRGFILSGGPSSVYEPEAPLAPAYIFESKLPVLGICYGMQAITQQLGGVVEHSDKREYGHALLHSNVINTELLADMPEPSPVWMSHGDRIEKLPAGFKSLAYTENCPVAVMGNESDIYGLQFHPEVVHSPHGKIILKNFVFNICKCHANWTMGNYIQESIQNIREQVGDGQVICALSGGVDSAVVASLIHKAIGDQLTCIYVNNGLLRREEADRTLHVFKNHMGMKIIYVDAIDRFLESLGGITDPEQKRKVIGSEFIKVFEDEACKLGQIDFLAQGTLYPDVIESVSSVSKASAKIKSHHNVGGLPAHMKLKLIEPLRYLFKDEVRLLGKELGLPDEMIWRQPFPGPGLAIRIIGEVTREKLEILRSADWIVMSEIKKAKMYHQVWQSFAILTDVKSVGVMGDFRTYGYLVAIRAVTSEDAMTADWAKLPYDLLSIISNRIVNEVKEVNRVVYDISSKPPSTIEWE, from the coding sequence CTGGAAATCGCCAGAGAGAAGTCCGGTGCAAAATCGGAATGCATTGATTCAGGTGAAGAAACCCTGCGTGAATCAATTGTTATTTTTGATTTTGGTTCCCAGTACAGCTTACTCATCGCCCGCCGCATACGTGAAATGCATGTCTATTGCGAGCTGGTTTCCCACGATACTCCATGGGAGAAAATAGCCCATCTAAATCCCAGAGGTTTTATCCTCTCCGGAGGCCCTTCCAGCGTATACGAACCGGAAGCGCCTTTAGCTCCGGCCTATATATTTGAAAGCAAACTGCCGGTTTTGGGTATCTGCTATGGTATGCAGGCCATTACCCAGCAATTGGGCGGTGTGGTTGAGCACAGTGATAAACGTGAGTATGGCCATGCCCTGCTCCACTCTAACGTGATAAATACTGAACTTTTGGCAGATATGCCTGAACCTTCTCCCGTCTGGATGAGCCATGGTGACCGTATTGAGAAACTGCCGGCTGGCTTCAAGTCTCTGGCTTATACCGAAAACTGCCCGGTGGCAGTTATGGGTAATGAATCTGATATTTACGGTTTGCAGTTTCACCCCGAAGTTGTCCATTCTCCCCACGGTAAAATCATTCTTAAAAATTTCGTTTTCAATATATGTAAATGCCACGCTAACTGGACTATGGGCAACTATATTCAGGAAAGCATTCAAAACATACGTGAACAGGTCGGTGACGGGCAGGTTATCTGTGCCCTTTCCGGCGGTGTAGATTCGGCTGTAGTGGCTTCCCTTATCCATAAAGCTATAGGTGACCAACTGACTTGTATTTATGTAAATAATGGTCTCCTTCGGCGTGAAGAAGCTGACCGTACTCTGCACGTTTTTAAGAACCACATGGGTATGAAAATAATATATGTAGACGCAATTGACCGCTTTCTTGAAAGCCTTGGCGGTATTACTGACCCCGAACAGAAACGCAAGGTTATCGGTAGCGAATTTATAAAAGTATTTGAAGATGAAGCCTGTAAACTTGGGCAGATTGATTTCTTGGCACAAGGGACGTTGTACCCGGATGTTATAGAAAGTGTATCTTCCGTATCAAAGGCTTCCGCCAAGATAAAAAGCCACCATAATGTGGGCGGTCTGCCCGCCCATATGAAGCTAAAACTGATTGAGCCTTTGCGGTATCTCTTTAAAGATGAAGTCAGACTGCTGGGCAAGGAACTGGGTCTGCCGGATGAAATGATTTGGCGCCAGCCCTTCCCCGGACCGGGTTTGGCTATCCGTATTATCGGGGAAGTTACCCGAGAAAAGCTGGAAATCCTCCGCTCTGCGGACTGGATTGTTATGAGTGAAATAAAGAAAGCCAAAATGTATCACCAGGTATGGCAAAGTTTTGCCATACTGACCGATGTTAAATCTGTGGGTGTTATGGGTGATTTCCGCACCTATGGTTATCTGGTAGCCATCAGGGCTGTAACCAGTGAAGATGCCATGACTGCAGATTGGGCAAAACTGCCTTATGATTTGCTGTCCATTATATCCAACCGGATTGTTAACGAGGTTAAAGAAGTGAACAGGGTGGTTTATGATATAAGCTCTAAACCGCCCTCCACTATTGAATGGGAGTAA
- the purD gene encoding phosphoribosylamine--glycine ligase, whose amino-acid sequence MKVLVIGNGAREHAIVWKLSQSPKVTKIYVAPGNAGTSLIAENVAINCTNIKSLLVFAKDKAIDLTFVGPEAPLAGGVVDVFTSAGLRIFGPCREASQLESSKVFTKELLLSNKIPTAYSRSFSSYEKACSYLSRLEMPVVVKADGLAGGKGVTVAQTYDQAMAALSDMMEAKIFGEAGENVVIEECMVGREMSFFAFTDGKTVAPLSAACDYKRIYDCDKGANTGGMGSYTPPAFFTPELKEEIMSRILLPVIKALADRGIIYKGVLYAGLMITAEGPKVMEFNARFGDPETQVLLPLLKTDLLEIVEATIEGRLDKLDIEMEDSCAVGVVLASGGYPAEYRKKLPINGLSDMPSDILVFHAGTVASEEGEVLTNGGRVLCLVSKGESIEAARDNVYKNINRISFEDCQYRRDIALFNGRELCH is encoded by the coding sequence CTGAAAGTTCTGGTTATTGGAAATGGGGCAAGGGAGCATGCTATTGTCTGGAAGCTTTCCCAGAGCCCGAAAGTTACAAAAATATACGTTGCCCCCGGTAATGCCGGCACAAGCCTTATAGCTGAAAATGTAGCTATAAACTGTACAAATATCAAGAGTTTGCTGGTGTTTGCCAAAGACAAGGCTATAGACCTTACTTTTGTAGGCCCTGAAGCACCTCTGGCAGGAGGAGTAGTAGATGTGTTTACCTCTGCAGGTTTACGCATATTCGGCCCCTGCCGTGAAGCATCCCAGCTGGAATCCAGCAAGGTTTTTACCAAAGAGCTGCTTCTTTCAAACAAAATCCCCACCGCTTACAGCCGCAGTTTTTCAAGTTATGAAAAAGCCTGTTCATATTTAAGTAGGCTGGAAATGCCGGTTGTGGTCAAAGCCGACGGTCTGGCAGGTGGCAAAGGGGTTACGGTTGCCCAAACCTATGACCAGGCTATGGCAGCTTTATCAGATATGATGGAAGCCAAAATATTTGGTGAAGCCGGTGAAAATGTGGTTATAGAAGAATGCATGGTTGGGCGGGAAATGAGCTTTTTTGCTTTTACAGATGGCAAAACTGTTGCTCCGTTAAGTGCCGCTTGTGATTATAAAAGGATATATGACTGTGATAAAGGTGCCAATACCGGCGGTATGGGTAGCTATACGCCTCCCGCTTTTTTCACACCTGAACTGAAAGAAGAAATAATGTCCCGCATTCTGCTGCCAGTCATAAAGGCTCTGGCAGACCGCGGTATTATCTATAAAGGCGTTTTATATGCCGGACTGATGATAACAGCCGAAGGGCCAAAAGTGATGGAGTTTAATGCCCGTTTTGGAGATCCTGAAACCCAGGTACTACTGCCCTTGCTTAAAACAGACTTGCTTGAGATAGTGGAAGCCACTATTGAAGGCCGTCTTGATAAACTGGATATAGAAATGGAAGACTCCTGTGCAGTCGGGGTGGTATTGGCTTCCGGAGGTTACCCGGCTGAATACCGCAAGAAATTACCTATAAACGGCCTTTCAGATATGCCATCAGATATACTGGTCTTTCATGCCGGCACAGTGGCTTCTGAAGAAGGTGAAGTACTTACTAACGGCGGGCGGGTGTTGTGTCTGGTAAGTAAAGGTGAAAGTATAGAAGCCGCCAGAGATAATGTATATAAAAATATCAACCGCATATCTTTTGAAGATTGCCAGTATCGCAGGGACATAGCCTTGTTTAACGGGAGGGAACTATGCCATTAG
- the purE gene encoding 5-(carboxyamino)imidazole ribonucleotide mutase, with product MPLVSIVMGSKSDAEFMKPTEEILEKMAISFETLVMSAHRTPEKVQEFCLNAPDRGIELIIAAAGGAAHLPGVIASWVTLPVIGVPIASSELKGVDALYSIVQMPAGIPVATVAIGAAGAKNAAYLAAEILGLKYQNIRQAYVSYRQELKGENK from the coding sequence ATGCCATTAGTTAGTATTGTTATGGGGTCCAAGTCTGACGCCGAGTTTATGAAGCCCACTGAAGAAATACTGGAGAAAATGGCTATTTCTTTTGAAACTCTGGTTATGTCTGCCCATCGTACTCCGGAAAAAGTGCAGGAGTTTTGTTTGAATGCACCTGACCGGGGGATTGAACTGATTATAGCTGCTGCCGGGGGCGCAGCGCATCTGCCGGGGGTAATTGCCAGCTGGGTAACACTGCCGGTTATTGGTGTCCCTATTGCTTCCAGTGAACTCAAAGGAGTTGACGCCCTGTACTCTATAGTCCAGATGCCGGCCGGTATACCGGTAGCTACAGTAGCTATTGGTGCTGCGGGTGCTAAAAATGCGGCTTATCTGGCGGCCGAAATTCTGGGTTTAAAATATCAAAATATCCGTCAGGCTTACGTAAGCTACCGTCAGGAACTAAAAGGTGAAAACAAATGA